TTCTCTAACGCCGGAATGTTTCATTTGTAAAAATAAAATGAGCATACAAATAAGCACAATAGGAATGATTGAAAAATACCAACCAGGTGATTTGTCCTTTATAGCTTTAATGGTTCTGATCATTGCGTAAACCATTAAAAAGGCAAAAATGAACCAGCCTATTGTTACATCCAAATATTCCGTACCGATCTTTGACACAAAATTATCGTCCGCTAAAGGGATCTCCCGCTTCACAATTAAATATGCCAACCCCCTGTATCCCATCATGCCACCCAAAGTGATGATGAAAGCCGGCATCCCTGTTGAAACCTGTAAAAACCCTTTCAATCCCCATAGGATCAATCCTAAAAGCAGCACTAAAAAAAATGTCAAAATTGCAGGTAATCCTAATCCTGATGGAATCGCTGTCGACAGGCTTATTCCTGATTGCATTGGTTCAAGCCTCGGTGCCATCATCCAGGCTCCAACACCGCCAAGAAATGCTAATGCGGAACCTACGGAAAGATCGATATGGGTGAGGATAATTAAAAATGTCATGCCGCAAGCCAATACGCCTATAACTGATGCCTGCATAAATATTGTTGAAATTGAACGCGCTGATAAAAAACTATTGGTTGCTGAACGAGTGAGAACTTCAAAAACAAGGGCAATCCCTAAAAGAGCTAAAAGGAGAACTGAATTTCTGCTGAGTAACCCTCGCAACATTTCATTATGATCGTGTTCTTTAGTCATCTGAAATGAAATCCGTAATATTGTGGTTAGCCGGTTGCGGCAATTGCCATGATTTCATTTTTATTAAAAGGACGTTGATTAAACTCTTCTTTCACTTTACCATTTGCGATTACATAAACTCGATCGGAAATCCCTAATAATTCTTGCAACTCTGAGGAACTCCATAGAATGGCCCATCCTTGTTTTACCCAGGTTTCCATTTGTCTATAAATAGATTCCTTTGCGCCGACATCAATTCCCCGGGTCGGTTCATCCAATAATAGTAACGAAGGAGCTACTTCACGTGCCCGGGCCAACAATGTTTTTTGTTGATTGCCACCAGAGAGAGTGTTGATAACGGTTTCAGTTCCCGGAGCTTTAATGGCGAACTGCTTCATCCGCTCTTCGGTAATTATTTTTAATAACGAAGTATCAATCCTAAGACCTTTCTTATACCGTAGAATCGTGGCGCAGGAAATATTCATCGTTAGATTTTCTTCTAAAAATAAAGCTTGGTTCTTTCTATCTTCAGGGATTAAGAAGATTCCTTTCGCCATGGCTTCAATGGGATTTTTGGGCAATCGATCATTATTGTTTCCATTTTTCCCGTGCCAAAAAAAATCTCCGGAAGTTTTTGTATTCTTAAGAGACCCGTTTAACGTATGTAAAAGACAGGTGCGTCCAGCTCCCATCATTCCGGCAAGACCGACAATCTCACCTACATGAATGTCTAGATTATTGACTTCCAGTATCTTTTTTTGTCTTTTGGTTACTTGCACATTTTTTAGCTGACAAAGAAGCTTCCCAGGTTTTTGCGGCATGTGTGCGTAAATATCCTGTGGAGGTCTATCCACCATTGCTTCGATCACTTCTAATGGTTTGATGTTTTTTCGCGGTTTTGTCCAGACGGATCGACCATCTCGCAAAACTGTAATTCGATCGGCTATTTGCAAAACTTCTTCAATTCGATGGCTGATATACACGCAGGCGGTACCGTCATTTGCTAATTTCCTGATCCATTTGAGTAACTTAAGCGCATCATCTTCTGATAATGAGCTAGTTGGTTCATCCAAAATAAGGACTACGGGTTTGTCTAAAAGCGTCCGTGCAATCTCTAATCTTTGTTGAGCAGCAATACTCAAATCTTTTACCGGAGAATCTAAATTCGGATAAAAATCCAGCAAGTTAAAATGTTTAATGGCAATATCTTTCTGCCTTTTCTTATCCAGCACTCCAAATCTAGACAATTCGCTGCCAAGGAAAAGATTGTCAATGACTGACATTTCCGGAATTAAGGCTAATTCCTGGTGCACAATTGCAATACCTGCTTTCTTGGCATGGGATACATTGTTAAAGCGAAGTTCTTCAACTTCGGCCTTATCGGACTCAAGATTGGTTTTCTTCAAAATTCTACCTTGATAGGACGAGTAAGGCCAAATTCCAGCCAGTATTTTCATCAATGTAGTTTTTCCAGCCCCGTTCTCACCACAAAGGGCATGAACCTCCCCTGGATAAATATCAAAAGAAACTCTGTCTAAAGCCTTCGTTCCTGGAAATGATTTAACGATGTCTTCCAGGCAAATGATCATTTTAATAAAACTTCCCTGGAATAAAATTCATCTTTTGTCAAAACATCGACTAAATTACCTTTGTGAAGTTTTACAGGATCGAGCAAAACTGATGGTACTTCCTTTGCACCATTATAGATAGTTTGATTTGTCTCAACAACTTCCCCTCTACTCATCATTACCGCTAATTGCGCTGCTTTAGTCGCTAAAGCTCTAAGCGGTTTATAAACTGTCATACTTTGAGTACCCTCCAGAATTCGTTTGCAAGCCATTAAATCCGCATCCTGTCCGGTAACCAAAATTTTCCCATCCAGGCCCTGGGACTTTAATGCCTGGATCACACCACCTGCAGTACCATCATTTGATGCTAATACAGCATCTAAATCTGTTCCTACATTAACTAAAAAATTTTCAATGATTTCTCGAGCTTTTTTCGGAGACCAACCATCTGCCCAATTATCTCCAATTATGCTGATTTCACCGCGATCGATAAATGGCTGCAGAACTTCCATTTGTCCCTGGCGAAAAAGTTTCGCATTGTTATCATCAGGTGAACCACCGAGGAGAAAGTACTTTCCTTTTTTTTGATCAACTAGATACTCGGCCTGCATTCGGCCAACCCGAACATTATCAAAACTAATATAAAGATCTAAATCGCTGTTTAATAT
This window of the candidate division KSB1 bacterium genome carries:
- a CDS encoding sugar ABC transporter ATP-binding protein, producing the protein MIICLEDIVKSFPGTKALDRVSFDIYPGEVHALCGENGAGKTTLMKILAGIWPYSSYQGRILKKTNLESDKAEVEELRFNNVSHAKKAGIAIVHQELALIPEMSVIDNLFLGSELSRFGVLDKKRQKDIAIKHFNLLDFYPNLDSPVKDLSIAAQQRLEIARTLLDKPVVLILDEPTSSLSEDDALKLLKWIRKLANDGTACVYISHRIEEVLQIADRITVLRDGRSVWTKPRKNIKPLEVIEAMVDRPPQDIYAHMPQKPGKLLCQLKNVQVTKRQKKILEVNNLDIHVGEIVGLAGMMGAGRTCLLHTLNGSLKNTKTSGDFFWHGKNGNNNDRLPKNPIEAMAKGIFLIPEDRKNQALFLEENLTMNISCATILRYKKGLRIDTSLLKIITEERMKQFAIKAPGTETVINTLSGGNQQKTLLARAREVAPSLLLLDEPTRGIDVGAKESIYRQMETWVKQGWAILWSSSELQELLGISDRVYVIANGKVKEEFNQRPFNKNEIMAIAATG
- a CDS encoding substrate-binding domain-containing protein, whose translation is MRSLQLIFLLFTCSVLSLTCTSKKDQDQSLTENQIKKIIIGLSFDSLLTERWQKDRDIFIAEADKLGAECIFLSADGDSRKQNEQCDILLGQDIDVLVIVPKSATAAARAVQKAKQQGVPVIAYDRLILNSDLDLYISFDNVRVGRMQAEYLVDQKKGKYFLLGGSPDDNNAKLFRQGQMEVLQPFIDRGEISIIGDNWADGWSPKKAREIIENFLVNVGTDLDAVLASNDGTAGGVIQALKSQGLDGKILVTGQDADLMACKRILEGTQSMTVYKPLRALATKAAQLAVMMSRGEVVETNQTIYNGAKEVPSVLLDPVKLHKGNLVDVLTKDEFYSREVLLK